The following proteins are encoded in a genomic region of Arthrobacter jiangjiafuii:
- a CDS encoding lantibiotic dehydratase C-terminal domain-containing protein, with amino-acid sequence MSQLATQASKPMSAGAEWWSLTIVPVSGDCCDSILGEIVTPLAAQARSWGAQRWFHTRSADPAHPFIQVRILASPRVLERLHSLMRALVDQSIPHLGELQTADHREDAIPPRWESGPLSQRAESEVAKYGGAEGLALAEEVFELSSDLASWATSRFPKANTRSSLAALLLFDAGHAMMRGPRSPVWADRRSISWDYYWDSHLHSCTAASGPQSAQVRNALTSQLAPRIVPAHRLMAATASEPAVDNWRKRWSRAIDTYLYRADKARASRSAQHLTMYQSRLMLNRLGISVRDEAGLGLYARSWSKEREADFLSHS; translated from the coding sequence ATGAGCCAACTAGCCACACAGGCATCCAAGCCGATGTCCGCCGGAGCCGAATGGTGGTCGCTGACCATCGTCCCCGTAAGCGGGGACTGCTGTGATTCAATCCTCGGAGAGATCGTGACGCCCCTGGCCGCCCAGGCAAGGTCCTGGGGTGCCCAACGGTGGTTCCACACCCGTTCGGCCGATCCGGCTCATCCCTTTATCCAAGTACGCATCCTGGCCTCGCCCCGGGTACTGGAGCGCCTGCACTCCCTGATGCGCGCATTGGTCGACCAGTCGATTCCGCATCTGGGGGAACTGCAGACCGCCGACCACCGGGAAGACGCGATCCCGCCGCGGTGGGAGTCGGGTCCGCTGTCCCAGCGGGCAGAATCCGAGGTGGCCAAGTACGGCGGGGCCGAGGGCCTGGCGCTGGCGGAGGAAGTCTTCGAACTCTCGTCCGACCTGGCCTCCTGGGCAACGTCCCGGTTCCCCAAGGCCAATACCCGCTCCTCGCTGGCAGCCCTGCTGCTCTTTGACGCCGGGCACGCCATGATGCGTGGCCCCCGGTCCCCCGTCTGGGCAGACCGCCGGAGCATTTCCTGGGATTACTACTGGGACAGCCACCTGCACAGCTGCACTGCCGCCTCCGGACCGCAGTCGGCCCAGGTGCGAAATGCCCTCACCTCGCAGCTGGCGCCGCGGATTGTCCCGGCACACCGGCTGATGGCGGCGACGGCGTCCGAACCCGCCGTGGACAACTGGCGCAAGCGCTGGTCCCGGGCCATCGACACCTACCTTTACCGGGCCGACAAGGCCCGGGCCAGCCGCAGCGCCCAGCATCTGACCATGTATCAGAGCCGACTCATGCTCAACCGGCTGGGAATATCGGTACGCGACGAGGCGGGGTTGGGACTGTACGCGCGGTCCTGGAGCAAGGAGCGGGAAGCGGACTTCCTGAGCCACTCCTAG
- a CDS encoding AI-2E family transporter has product MTTNDTAALLPDTPPTAAPKPRGSFARGLAASSVWVGRSLIVLAGLVVLWFGIRSLWSIALPALLALLLSSILWPLNRGLRRVLPKALAALLSLASLLAAVAAAALLVLPSISAGSRQLVGMAGRNLRELSDFVAGLPFAVQEIDFYGLLNAGVDQLREHSSDIVSGITAGLGTVTSLTLVFLLTLVFTFFCLKDGDRFLPWASRWTNNRAFVHAVRVSEEAWQTLSAYILAQATVALADAVFIGLALWLLDVPLALALTVMIFFAGFIPVVGAVTTGVLATMVTLVAHGWVTALVVLGIVLVVQQLESNILQPFLVGKTLKLHPAVVLGSVTVGGTLFGIVGAFLAVPTTAVAIVVLRYLRDQSLLGSATAAAAVPDDDGVPDGGMAPATAGAAGAGGPTP; this is encoded by the coding sequence GTGACTACGAACGACACCGCCGCCCTGCTGCCGGACACTCCGCCAACTGCCGCGCCCAAGCCGCGCGGCTCCTTCGCCCGCGGACTGGCCGCGTCTTCGGTCTGGGTGGGGCGGAGCCTGATCGTGCTCGCCGGCCTGGTGGTGCTCTGGTTCGGCATCCGCTCGCTCTGGTCCATCGCGCTGCCGGCCCTGTTGGCCCTGCTGCTTTCCTCCATCCTGTGGCCGTTGAACCGGGGCCTGCGCAGGGTCCTGCCGAAGGCGCTCGCTGCCCTGCTCTCCCTGGCCAGCCTGCTGGCGGCCGTCGCGGCAGCGGCATTGCTGGTGCTTCCGTCCATTTCCGCCGGATCCCGGCAGCTGGTCGGCATGGCGGGCCGAAACCTGCGGGAACTCAGCGACTTCGTGGCCGGGCTGCCGTTCGCCGTCCAGGAAATCGACTTTTACGGGCTGCTCAACGCGGGAGTGGACCAGCTGCGGGAACACAGCTCCGACATCGTCTCCGGCATCACAGCCGGACTGGGCACGGTGACGTCCCTGACCCTGGTATTCCTGCTGACCCTGGTGTTCACCTTCTTCTGCCTCAAGGACGGGGACAGGTTCCTGCCCTGGGCCAGCCGGTGGACCAACAACCGGGCCTTCGTCCACGCCGTGCGGGTCTCCGAGGAGGCATGGCAGACCCTGTCCGCCTACATCCTGGCCCAGGCCACGGTGGCACTGGCTGACGCCGTCTTCATCGGGCTGGCCCTGTGGCTGCTGGACGTTCCACTGGCGCTGGCGCTGACGGTGATGATTTTCTTCGCCGGGTTCATTCCGGTGGTCGGAGCAGTGACAACCGGCGTCCTGGCCACGATGGTGACACTGGTGGCCCACGGCTGGGTTACCGCGTTGGTGGTGCTGGGCATCGTACTGGTGGTCCAGCAGCTCGAGTCCAACATCCTGCAGCCGTTCCTGGTGGGCAAGACGCTGAAGCTGCATCCCGCCGTCGTACTCGGATCCGTCACGGTGGGCGGCACCCTGTTTGGCATCGTGGGTGCCTTCCTGGCCGTTCCCACCACCGCCGTCGCCATTGTGGTGCTGCGCTACCTGCGTGACCAGTCGCTGCTGGGGTCGGCTACCGCTGCTGCTGCGGTGCCCGACGACGACGGCGTGCCGGATGGCGGGATGGCGCCGGCGACGGCCGGGGCCGCCGGCGCGGGCGGCCCCACACCCTAG
- the pstS gene encoding phosphate ABC transporter substrate-binding protein PstS, with translation MPKPRSVRTFAWAAAAVLALSACGSDYPLGDEQREAAENSTSTLSGILSGSGSSAQGPAMDAWIAGFGVMHPDVQLQYSPDGSGAGRNALLAGAVDFAGSDAYLQDEEIAEAREVCGPGGALDIPAYISPIAVAFNLPGIESLNLDAATIAAIFRGDIEKWNDPAIAGQNPGTALPDLPVTPVSRADDSGTTENFTEYLHEAAPQAWPERPSGTWPAGLGGENAQGNSGVVSTVTRTEGAITYADDSVIDDSMGTANLLVGEQYVPISADGASIAVAQATRVPDRAPHDIALQLDRTTTAAGAYPLVLVSYQIFCSGYENPETVELVKTFGLYVVGGEGQAASQDAAKSAPIPGPLAEQAQAAIESITVTP, from the coding sequence GTGCCCAAGCCCCGTTCCGTCCGCACCTTCGCCTGGGCTGCCGCCGCCGTGCTGGCGCTTTCTGCCTGCGGCTCCGACTACCCGTTGGGTGACGAGCAGCGCGAGGCCGCGGAGAACAGCACCTCCACGCTGTCCGGCATCCTCTCCGGTTCCGGTTCCAGCGCGCAGGGCCCGGCCATGGACGCCTGGATCGCCGGCTTCGGCGTGATGCACCCGGACGTGCAGCTGCAGTATTCCCCGGACGGCTCCGGTGCCGGCCGCAACGCCCTGCTGGCCGGCGCCGTCGACTTCGCCGGTTCGGACGCCTACCTGCAGGACGAGGAGATCGCCGAAGCCAGGGAGGTCTGCGGTCCCGGCGGGGCACTGGACATTCCTGCCTACATCTCACCGATCGCCGTGGCTTTCAACCTGCCCGGCATCGAGTCCCTGAACCTGGACGCTGCAACCATTGCCGCCATTTTCCGGGGCGACATCGAGAAGTGGAACGATCCGGCCATTGCCGGGCAGAATCCCGGAACCGCCCTTCCGGACCTGCCCGTGACCCCGGTGAGCCGGGCCGATGACTCCGGCACCACCGAGAACTTCACCGAGTACCTGCATGAGGCAGCACCCCAGGCCTGGCCGGAGCGCCCGTCGGGCACCTGGCCCGCCGGGCTCGGCGGCGAAAACGCGCAGGGCAACTCCGGGGTGGTCAGCACCGTGACGCGGACCGAAGGGGCAATCACCTACGCCGATGATTCGGTCATCGACGATTCCATGGGCACCGCCAACCTGCTGGTCGGGGAGCAGTACGTGCCGATCAGCGCCGACGGTGCCTCGATCGCCGTCGCGCAGGCCACCCGCGTGCCGGACCGCGCGCCCCACGACATCGCCCTGCAGCTGGACCGCACCACCACTGCCGCCGGTGCCTATCCGCTGGTGCTGGTGTCCTACCAGATCTTCTGCAGCGGCTACGAGAATCCCGAGACGGTCGAACTGGTTAAGACGTTCGGACTCTACGTGGTGGGCGGCGAAGGGCAGGCCGCGTCGCAGGACGCCGCGAAGAGCGCACCCATTCCGGGACCCCTGGCCGAACAGGCCCAGGCCGCCATCGAGAGCATCACGGTAACCCCCTAG
- a CDS encoding DUF1304 domain-containing protein translates to MLITAAVFAVIAAAIHLYIFVLESLRWTAPTTMAVFRVATPQEAAATQALAYNQGFYNLFLGVGALLGVVLLTAGSRVAGLTLISFASASMVLAALVLVISNRAMIRPALIQGGPALICLVFTVLGA, encoded by the coding sequence GTGCTCATTACCGCAGCCGTTTTTGCCGTGATTGCCGCGGCCATCCACCTCTACATCTTTGTCCTGGAATCCCTGCGCTGGACGGCTCCGACCACCATGGCCGTTTTCCGGGTGGCCACCCCGCAAGAGGCCGCCGCCACGCAGGCGCTGGCCTACAACCAGGGCTTCTACAATCTGTTCCTGGGGGTGGGTGCACTGCTCGGGGTAGTGCTGCTCACCGCGGGCAGCCGGGTAGCCGGGCTGACGCTGATCAGCTTCGCCTCGGCGTCAATGGTCCTGGCCGCCCTGGTGCTGGTGATCAGCAACCGGGCGATGATCAGGCCCGCGCTGATCCAGGGCGGGCCGGCGCTCATCTGCCTGGTGTTCACGGTGCTGGGGGCCTGA
- a CDS encoding DNA-3-methyladenine glycosylase family protein: MLSAGLQPPAVRHLLPCAEPFAWQPLFRALAAHAVPGLEGTGHDDGGAWVRRLVSGPAGPALVRVRFGRPGIVEAELTLAPGTPEDAVPGQEAAVLAAVRRWLDLDADPAQIDPFLAGFDLLAPLVAANPGLRVPGSVDGFETAVQTILGQQVSLAAARTFGSRLVASFGGAELHGFRAFPSAGQLAAVGPTALQAQVRITHSRARTIISLAEAVAGGLALDAATEPLATRAALLALPGIGPWTADYLAVRVFGDRDAYPADDLVLKRALGVTTARAARDLSEPWRPWRAYALFHLWTGAAY; encoded by the coding sequence ATGCTCTCCGCCGGCCTGCAGCCCCCGGCCGTCCGGCACCTGCTGCCCTGCGCCGAGCCGTTTGCCTGGCAGCCGCTGTTCCGGGCGCTGGCCGCGCACGCCGTCCCCGGGCTGGAGGGGACAGGGCACGACGACGGCGGCGCCTGGGTGCGCCGCCTGGTGTCCGGGCCGGCGGGGCCGGCGCTGGTCCGGGTCCGGTTCGGGCGCCCGGGCATAGTGGAGGCCGAGCTCACCCTGGCTCCCGGAACCCCCGAGGATGCCGTGCCTGGGCAGGAGGCCGCAGTGCTGGCTGCCGTGCGGCGCTGGCTGGACCTGGACGCCGACCCGGCGCAAATCGATCCGTTCCTGGCCGGCTTTGACCTGCTGGCTCCGCTGGTGGCGGCCAATCCCGGGCTGCGGGTGCCTGGTTCGGTGGACGGCTTCGAAACCGCCGTGCAGACCATCCTGGGCCAGCAGGTCTCCCTGGCGGCCGCCCGTACCTTCGGTTCCCGGCTGGTGGCGTCCTTCGGCGGGGCCGAGCTGCACGGGTTCCGCGCATTCCCCTCTGCCGGGCAGCTGGCCGCCGTCGGGCCGACGGCGCTGCAGGCCCAGGTGCGGATCACCCACTCCCGGGCCCGGACCATTATCAGCCTGGCCGAGGCAGTGGCGGGCGGACTGGCCCTGGATGCCGCAACGGAACCCCTGGCCACCCGGGCCGCGCTGCTGGCGCTGCCGGGGATCGGCCCCTGGACGGCCGACTATCTGGCGGTACGGGTCTTTGGCGACCGGGATGCCTATCCGGCGGATGACCTGGTGCTCAAGCGGGCGCTGGGTGTGACGACGGCCCGGGCTGCCCGGGACCTCTCCGAACCCTGGCGGCCGTGGCGGGCCTACGCCCTGTTCCATCTGTGGACCGGTGCTGCGTACTGA